Proteins encoded within one genomic window of Humulus lupulus chromosome 1, drHumLupu1.1, whole genome shotgun sequence:
- the LOC133829991 gene encoding 5'-3' exoribonuclease 3-like, with protein MNQQRSRHFKTAKDAAEEAAQKVKLEDDLMENSGKLDSNVITPGSELMALLSSALHFYIYLRMNGDPKWQGIKVTVMILPIYLILFFFSAYRFSLINMRILQVILSEASVPGEGEHKIMSYIHLQRNLLGFDPNTRHCLYGLVI; from the exons ATGAACCAGCAAAGGTCACGACATTTCAAGACTGCTAAGGATGCAGCTGAGGAG GCTGCTCAGAAAGTGAAGCTTGAGGATGATTTAATGGAAAATTCTGGTAAACTTGATTCAAATGTCATCACACCCGGGTCTGAACTCATGGCATTGCTGTCTTCAGCACTTCACTTTTACATATACTTGAGAATGAATGGGGATCCAAAGTGGCAGGGAATCAAGGTAACTGTCATGATCTTACCCATTTATTtaattctctttttctttagtgCATATCGATTCTCACTTATTAACATGAGGATTCTGCAAGTCATTCTTTCGGAGGCCAGCGTACCTGGCGAGGGGGAGCATAAGATAATGTCATACATTCATTTGCAAAGAAACCTGCTTGGATTTGATCCAAATACAAGGCATTGTCTATATGGATTGGTAATTTGA